One Urechidicola croceus genomic window, AGGATATAAAAATGCCACACATTTTAGTGCGGCATTTAAAAGAAGTTTTGGAATAACTCCAAAAAAATTTAGAAATTTAATTTAAATTTGGCTGAGGAGTCATTCTCAAATATGGTTTAATTTCTTTGACACCTTTGGTAAAGATTTCTTTTGCATCTTCAGTATTAATTGTAGGGCTAATAACAACATCTTCACCATGTTTCCAATTTGCAGGTGTTGCTACTTTATGATAAGCAGTTAATTGTAAAGAATCAATAACACGTAATAATTCATCAAAATTTCTACCTGTTGAAGCAGGATAAGTAATAATTAGTTTTACAGTTTTGTCAGGCCCAACTACAAATACTGAACGTACGGTAAAACTCGCATCAGCATTTGGGTGAATCATATCATATAATTCAGAAACTTTACGATCTTCATCTGCAATAATAGGAAAGTTTACAGTTGTATTTTGAGTTTCATTAATGTCTTTTATCCATCCATGATGAGATTCAACACCATCAACACTCAATGCCAAAACTTTTACATTTCGCTTATTAAATTCATCTGTATATTTTGCAACAGTTCCTAATTCTGTTGTACATACAGGAGTATAATCTGCAGGGTGAGAGAATAGAATTCCCCATCCATCGCCTAAATATTCGTGAAAATTAATTTCTCCTTCACTTGTTTGAGCCGTAAAATTTGGAGCAATATCTCCTAATCTAATTGTTGCCATTGTAATAATATTTTAGTTATTTTATTTAACCTATCGATTTGATAGGGTAAAGATATAGAAAACAAATCAAATCAATGTTAACAAAACTATAAATTGTTGATTGTATTTCTAATCTTAGTTAGATTACTCAATAATTTTTCTAAATATGCTAGAATTAACATATTGGCACCATCGCTTTTAGCATTTGCAGGATCAAAATGAGTTTCAATAAACAAACCGTCTACTCCAGTAGCGATTCCGGCTCTAGCAATAGTCTCAATCATATCAGGACGACCACCTGTAACACCACTTGTTTGATTTGGTTGTTGTAGAGAATGTGTTACATCTAATACGACAGGTGCATATTGTTTCATTTCAGGAATTCCTCTAAAATCAACAATCATATCTTGATAGCCAAACATTGTTCCTCTATCAGTTATCCACGCTTTTTCACTACCACTATCTTTTACCTTTTGAACAGCATGTTTCATAGCAGATGGACTCATGAATTGTCCTTTTTTAAGATTTACTACTTTTCCAGTTTTGGCTGCTGCAACAACTAAGTCCGTTTGGCGAACCAAGAAAGCAGGAATCTGTAATACGTCAACATATTCTGCCGCTTTTATTGCATCCGAAACTTCATGAATATCAGTAACTGTAGGAACATCAAAAGTCTCAGAAACTTTACGTAATATTTTTAGGGCTTTTTCATCACCTATACCAGTAAAACTATCAATTCTTGAACGATTAGCTTTTTTAAAACTTCCTTTAAATACATAAGGAATTTTTAAATCATCGGTTATTTTTACAACTTTTTCAGCAATGCGAAGTGCCATATCTTCTCCTTCGATAGCACATGGGCCAGCGAGTAAGAAAAAGTTGTCTGAATTTGCGTGTTTTATTTTTGGTATTAGTGATAAATCCATTTTAAAAATTTTTAACAAAAATACGAAATAATAATTGCTTTTGATTTAATATCTTTCGGCTTTAAAACCATTTAATCATGAAAAAAACTCATTATATAATTCTCTTATTTTTTCCATTTTTTTTTATCAATTGTAAGAAAGAATCTAAAAAATCATCTTTAGAAACAGTAGAAGTAAAGCCTTTTGAAATTGACACTTTAATTGTTAAAAAGCATTTATATACGTTGGCTTCTGATGATATGGAAGGTAGAAAACCAGGAACTCCTGGAATTGAAAAAGCAGCAAAATATATTGAAACTGAATTTCAAAGAATAGGATTGAAAACATTTGAAGGAGCAGAAAATTATCGACAAAATTTTCATGAAAAAGATTTGGACTTATTTAATATAATTGGTGTATTAGAAGGAAAGAGTTTGAAGGATGAATATGTAATAGTATCGGCTCATTACGATCATTTAGGAATCAAAGAAGGAGCAGAAGTTGATAGTATATATAATGGTGCTAATGATGATGCATCTGGAGTGACAGGAGTATTAACACTTGCCGAATATTTTAAAAATAAGAATAATAACGAGAGATCAATTGTGTTTGTTGCATTTACTGCAGAAGAAATGGGACTTGTTGGTTCAAAATATTTTGGAACACAGGTAGACGCATCTAAGTTTGTTGCCGGAATAAATATGGAGTTGATAGGAAAAGAACCAAATACAGGTCCAAAAACCGCATGGTTAACTGGTTTTGAAAGATCAGATTTTGGAGTAATCATTCAAAAAAATCTTGAAGGTTCTGGTTATAAATTATTTCCAGATCCCTATCCAAAATTCAACTTGTTTTTTCGTTCAGATAATGCATCATTGGCTAAATTAGGAGTGCCATCTCACACATTCTCAACTACACCTATTGACATTGATAAAGAATATCACCAATTAAGTGATGAGGTTACTTCACTTGATATGAAAGTTGTTACTGAAACAATAAAGGCTGTAGCACTTGGAACTGGGAGTATAATTAGAGGTGAGGATACACCTACTCGAATCACAGATTTAGAATAAATTATTTTAATTAGGTAATTTTAATTTTGGAGTTCTTGACTTATATTTGTGTTCAAAATTTTATACAACATGATAGCATCAAATGAATATTTTAATGCGACAGTAAAATCTTTAGGGTATATATCTGTTTCTGGAAATTCAACAGTAGGAGTAATGGAGGAAGGAGAATATGAATTTGGAACTTCTTCTCACGAAACTATGAAGGTTATTGAAGGAGAATTAATAGTTTTATTACCAAATGAAACAGAATGGAAATCATTTCAAGAAGGAACAACTTTTGAAGTTGAAGCAAATACTTCATTTAAAGTAAAATCTATTGGTCAAACTTCTTATTTATGCAAGTATAAATAGTCAATTTAGAAATTAAAAAAGCGAAAGAGATAATCTTTCGCTTTTTTGATTATTTTTAAAATTGGTAACGAAGTGCAAGTGCAATATCCGAATTCAAACCATCATAAATATCATTAAATCCAATTTCTGGTCTATAATCAAGTGAAATGAGTAGAGGTATATCAAGATTAAATTCAATACCAATATTCCCTGCAGCAAAAAGTAAGGTTTCGCTTTCATCAATATCTTTATTTTTCCAACTTCCTAATCCACCTCCTGCTCCAGCATACCAATTGAATCCATCTCCCAATTCCCATACCCATTGATAAATTCCAGTTAATTTATATGCAGTTCTATTTGAGTTGTTTCTAAGACCGAGATCAACCTCTAATCTATTAGTCTCATTCAGCATATGTTGATAAGAAATTTCTCCACCAATTCCGTCATTGTCACCAAATCGAAGTCCAATGGCATTTTCAGAAAAATTTTGTGCAGTAATAGTAAGTGAGGTTAAAATTAAAAATCCGATAATTAGAAGTGTATTTTTCATAAAAACATATTTTTTGTTACCATTTTATAAACGATACTTCAAATCAAAAAGTATAACAGGATTGTTTTTTATATATTGATCGTACTTGTTTTAATCGGTTTTTGCCCTTTTTTATTAAAATTTAACACAATCGATTGCGTTAATCAAAAAAATGAATTATATTGCTCCTCATAAAATATTTTTAAATTAGTTATTTAATAATATTTTGTAATAGGGTAGTCCCCAAAACTACTTTATTTAAAAACGGATGCACAATTATGCGCATCCGTTTTTTATTATAAGTATCATTTTTATTAACAGTGTTGAAATTCAAAAATTATAACTATTTACAGGTTTTATTATTCAAACATACTATTAATATTGATTTAGATAAAGAGCCAATTTTAAGTTAGTTTTTAATTTAAGAAAATTATTTATAACACATGTTGCAATAAATACGTCAAATGCAGCATGGAAATACCGCCTTAATTTTTTTCGCAACATAAGTAATAAAACATGCTTAATAAATGATAGTTAATTTAATTTTTAAAAATTAAATTTGAATTCATATTTATTAAAATGAGTATGATTCTCATTGTAAAATAAACAATCGGTTGTGTTATAATGCTGAATGTTTTATATTGCATTTATTCAAATAATTTTTTTAACCCCTAAATATTCTATTTATATGTAATAAACTTCAAAATTCCCGAAATCGTTTTCGTAAGTGAGTGAAGTCCTTACAGAATGATAAATTAATTAACAAATTTTTTAACTAACTAAATTATGTATTATGAAAAAAATTACTTTTTTTAAAAAAGAAGTAAAACTGTGCCTTATACTGGCCTTTTTATTTCTTAGTTTTCAAAATCTAACTGCTCAAACTATTTGTAACAATGAAATAGGAGAGCAAGGAGGATACACCTATGAATATTGGAAGGATCAAGGTACAGGATGTATGACTCTTGAAAATGGTGGTGCATTCAGCACAGAATGGAATGACATCAATAATTTACTTGCTCGAAAGGGTTTAAGACCTGGGTCAATGAACCAAACAGTAACTTATACGGCAAATTATCAACCTAATGGAAATTCATATTTATGTGTTTATGGATGGACAACAAGCCCACTTGTGGAATATTATATTGTTGATAGTTGGGGAACTTGGAGACCTCCAGGGGCAACTGCCAAAGGAACTGTTACTACTGATGGTGGAACTTATGATATTTATGAAACGACAAGAACTCAACAACCTTCTATTGAAGGAACTCAAACATTTCAACAATACTGGAGTGTAAGACAATCGAAACGAACAAGTGGAACTATATCTGTTGAGAACCACTTTAATGCATGGGCTAATCTTGGTATGAATATGGGAGACTTATATGAAGTTTCTCTAACAGTTGAAGGCTATCAAAGTAGCGGTACTTGTGAAATTACTAGTATGTCAATGGGAACTAGTTCAGGAGGTGGAAATAATGGAGGCGGGACTACAAATCCTCCTCAAGATAATGGTAGTGGAAACATAACTGTAAATGCAAGAGGAGTTGTAGGTGATGAAATTATTAATATTCTTGTAAATGGATCAGTTGCTGGTACATTTACACTAGGTACTTCATTTGATAATTATTCAGTTTCTGGTTCAGGTACTGTACAAGTTGAATATACCAATGATGATGGAGAAGATAGAGATGTTGTAGTTGATTATGCAACAATTGATGGAGTTACTTATCAAGCAGAAGACCAAGAAATAAATACAGGAGTTTATCAAGATGATTCTTGTGGTGGGTCTTATAGTGAAAATATGCATTGTAATGGATATATTGAATTTGGTTCAAGTAATACTGGTGGAGGAAATGATCCTGGAAGTTGTAATGGATATTACGCACTAACATTTGATGATGGACCAACGAGTCAAACAAATGAATTATTAAATATTCTTAATAATGCTGGTGTAAAAGCGACTTTCTTTCCTGCTGGAAATAGAATAAATAATGATTTGGCTTCTTTTCAAGCAATGGTAAATGCTGGTCATAATATTGAAAATCATAGTTATTCTCATTCACACATGTTAGATTGGAGTTATCAACAAGTTTATGATGATTTAAATCAAGCGCAACAAGTAATTCAAAGTGCTGGTGGAGGAACTCCAACTTTATTTAGACCTCCATATGGAGAAACTAATTCTACTATTATTTCTGCAGCAAATGATTTAGGTATGAATGTAGTTACTTGGGATGTAGATACTGAAGATTGGAATGGAGCAAGTACTGCTTCAATTGTAAGTACAGCAAATAATATTCAAAATGGAGATGTATTTTTAATGCATGATGGATATTCTACAACTAATAATGCTATTCAACAAATAGTTACAAATTTAAGTAATAGCGGATTATGTGCTGGATCAATTAATGAGAATGGAGACGCTGTCGCTTGGACACAAAACACAACAGGAGGTGGTGGAACACCAACATGTGATGCTTCAACAATTACTCATTATGTAAGTATTAATGATGGTTCATGGGATGGAATGTCAAGTATTTCAGTAAATGAAGGAGATAAAGTAGAAATAGGTCCTCAACCTGAGGATGGAGGATCTTGGAGTTGGTCAGGACCAAATGGTTATTCTAATTCTTCACGTGTGGTAACAATTAATAATGCTACAACTTCAGATGCTGGAACGTATACAGCAACATATACTAATGATTGCGGAACAGTTTCTACTAGTACTATAAATTTATCTGTTACTGCTTCAAATAATGGAGGCGGTGGAACAACTACTGGAAATATAACTGTTCGTGCTCGAGGTGTTGTTGGAGATGAGAGTATAGATATTGTAGTTGGAGGTACAGTAGCAGGTACATTTACATTGACTACTTCGTATGCAGATTATTCGGTAACTGGTTCAGGAACAGTACAAGTTGATTTTACAAATGATGAAGGAGATAGAGACGTTCAAGTTGATTATGCTATAATTGATGGGACAACCTATCAAGCCGAGGATCAAGAAATAAATACCGCTGTTTATCAAGATGGTTCTTGTGGAGGGTCTTATAGTGAAAATATGCATTGTGGTGGATATATTGAATTTGCAACAAATGGAGGCGGAACAACACCAGACCCAGATCCAATTCCAGACCCAGATCCAACACCAGATCCAGACCCAACACCAGCAGGGTGTAATGGTTTGCCAACATGGACATCTACGGGTGTATATTCTGAAACAGGAACACAAGTTGTTTACAATGGAAATATTTATGAAAATAGATGGTACTCAAGTGGCCAAAATCCAGAAACTAATTCTGGTCAATGGCAAGTTTGGATATTAGTTGGGAGTTGTAATACAGGTAGAGGAGTAAATTCAAATGACACTAAGTCAAATGATACTAAGTCAAATGATACAAATATTGAAATGACAGTTAATGATAAGAATTTGATAAATACTCCATTTAATTTTGTTATTTACCCTACTGTTTCAAAAAACGGAAGATTTCAAATACAATCTTCAGATGAAATTTTGAGTGTTCAACTATTTGATATTAATGGAAGACTTATAAAGAGTAATTTTAATGGTGCCAAGAATTATAGTGTTTTAGAAGTAAATGCTAAATCTGGAGTTTATATTGCAAAATTTACCACTTCACATGGTGAAATTCATATGAAGAGACTATTAATTAAATAGAATCCCAAATCTCTTCAATTTAAGCGGGTACATTTTTTGTATCCGCTTTTTTTTATTCCGTTTGTCATAATCATATTACCACTTATCATATTTTGATTGTAAGTCTAGCAGTTACGATTTAGTTTTGAAGTACAATTAGAAATTTATTTTAGACTATGGTAACTTTATTATTAATCCTTTTGGAAAAAGTATCTCAATTAATTTGTTTATTATTTTAAAAATCAAAAAGATGAAAAAAAAAATAATGATTATTATTTCAGGGATAGTAGGTTTTATTTTATTAAATATTTTTGTTTTAAATCAATTCATGAATAAAAACATTGAAAGTTCAGCAATAGAGAATATTTTAGAAGACAACTGCAATTGTGAAGAAATTCAATTTTCGATTTCCACAAAGGGATGGTCTTTAAATAAAGGAATTGTCGGTGACACACATAGTTTTATTCTAAAAAATTGTGATTTTAAAGATTTTGAAAACGAAATGAAATTACTAAATCAAACTTTAAAGTCGGAGATAATAAATTTTGAGCAAGCAGATTTGGTTAGTTTAAGTTTTTTTAAAGATAATGTTTTGATTAAAGAATTGAAAATTAGAAATGGAAGAATAGCTATTAATAATTAACCTGTTTTATTAAAAAAAATCACGCATATTGCATTATAAATAATTTTAAATGAAGTTAACATTTAACAAATATTACTTATTTTTTAATTTATTAGGTTGGATTTTAATATTTATTACAACTTTAACCATGACAAAATTGTTTTTGTCTGGAACGGAGGTTATTCCAGATGATAGAGTTAAATATTTATGGGCTGAAGGTATCACATGTGGTATTGTGGCTTTTTTAGTTAGTTTAATTGTTTCTTATTTTATTGATTCTAAAATTGATTTTGGAAGAATAAATAGAAGACAAATTTTTCAAATTATAATAGTGTTTTTATTATCTCAGATTTTATATTCAATAATTATTTGGCCTTTGTTGGACGCTGTTGATATATTTGGCGGAAGTCTTGGAGCATCAACTGGAGAGAAGATATCATTAAAAGGGAAGTTATTTAACACGACATATTTTGGAGCATTATTCGGTATTTGGCTTTTTGTTTTTACAACAATAAAAATGTACAATCAATTGAATAAAGTGAAAATTAAAGGTTTAGAACTTGAGTCAAGTTTAAAAGAATCTCAATTAAATACGCTTAAAGGTCAAATAAATCCACATTTTATGTTTAATAGTTTAAATAATATTAGAGGATTGATGTTAGAAGATGTAGATAAATCGAGGAATATGTTGACACGATTGTCAGAAACATTACGTTATTCATTGACCAAAAATGATATAGATTCTATTGCATTGGAAGAAGAATTGGAAATGGTTGAAAATTATATTGAAATTTCTAAAATTCAATTGGAAGATAGATTACAATTTAAAACAGAAATTGACCCAAATTCATTGACAAAACAAATACCGCCAATGATTATTCAAATGCTCATTGAAAATGCCATAAAACATGGTATTGCAACTTTAAAAAATGGAGGGACGATTGTTTTGTCTACTAATGTTGATGATGATAATTTAAATATAAAAGTTACTAATTCTGGCACATTAAAGCAGTCAAATGGCACTACTCAATTAGGACTTGAAAATATCAAACAACGCTTATTGCTATTATATGGAACTAAGGCCTCATTTAATTTGAAGGAAGAAAATAATACTGTTGTTGCATCCATTCAAATACCAATGATATGAATAAAATAAAAGCAGTAATTGTTGAAGATTCTAGATTGGCTCGAAACGAACTAAAAGAATTAATAAAACAACATAAAGAAATTGAAGTTGTTGGTGAAGCAGAAAATGTTGATGCTGGATTTGAGTTAATTAACAATTCTAATCCAGATTTATTGTTTTTGGATATTAATATGCCAGAGAAAGATGGCTTTGAATTGTTGGAAATGTTAGATCAAGTTCCAATGACTATTTTCACTACAGCTTTTGATGAATATGCTATCAAATCTTTTGAATACAATGCTTTTGATTACTTACTAAAACCGATCAATCAGAAGCGTTTTTCACAGTCAATCTTAAAAGTATTAGATTCAATTAACAATGTTACAAAAGGAGAAGGTAAAGAGAATGTTTTAAGTCTTGATAAGCAGATTTTTATTAAAGATGGAGAAAAATGCTGGTTGGTAAAAATCAAAGATATTTATCTGTTTGAAATTGTTGGAAATTATACAAGAGTTTTTTTTCAAGAAGAAAAACCTTTATTGTACAAATCCTTAAATCAAATTGAAGAAAAATTGCCAAGTGATGTCTATTTTAGAGCCAATAGACAACAGATAATAAATATAAACCATGTTAATAAAGTAATTTCTTGGTTTAATGGTAAACTTAAAATTGAAATGAATTCTGGTGATGAAATAGAAATTTCACGTAGACAATCTTATATTTTTAAAGACAAGTTAAGTTTTTAAAAAAGGATGCAAAAAAGCATTAATCCTGTCATTCTGAACTTGTTTCAGAATCCCATTACTCATGTTGTCCATTGTGATGAGAAACTGAAATAAGTTCAGGTTGACGAAAATGTATTCTCAAGCATCCTTCTATATCAATCTATTTTTACTCTCACTCCTTCACTATGACTACTAAATTCTGGTGCATACATACTTTGAATTGTTGTAATTCCATTGCTAAAATCCCCTTTGTTATTGACTCTTAAATCGTATTCAAATACATATACGCCTTTTGGTAATCTATCAAAAAAGAAATTTGTCGAAGCATCTTTTGTACTCTCGTAATATCCTAAACTGTCTTGGTATTTATATTCCGATAATACATTAATTGGTTCAAATCCTGAAGCGCGCATATCTTTCATGTGCACAAACTCCATATCTCTATCTGAGCGTAATTCGATGCGTACTCTAACTAAATCACCTAATTTTAATTCCGTTGCATCAGTTATTTCTGAAATCTCTTCACCTTTGTCAGTATGTTGTTTCAAGAATAATTTCTTTGCTAATTTCAAAGGAGTTTCAGCAGAAGTAATCTTGTCTAAATTTTCAAAATATTGCCAGTATAAGGCTCCCCAAGCAATTCCCTCAGTATCTTTTGTCAAAGTCACCGTTGCCATTTCTGGTTTGATTTCATCTCTGTAAAATGATGTTTTGAAATAACCAGTTCCTGCTTCTACTTTTGTTTCTTCTAATACTAATGGATTGATGATTTCATTCCCAATTTTTACATCCATAAAGTCTGTTACACTTCGACTACGCTCAGTGCCTGCTTCTAACCAATTTGTTCCTTGTAATAACAAAGCATAAACGGCTTCCGTAGTTGCCTTGGTTGTTTTCCAACGATTGGTTTGTTTGTTTTTCAATAACCAAACTTTCAAGTTGTCTATCTTTTTGAGATTTCTCGTCGCACTTTCAGGCTCTGTCGAAATGACAAGTGGGATTTCAGAAAATACTTCAATCATTAATGCTTGTGTTTCAATTGGTGCTTGATACCAATACCAACTAGCAGTATTTTCTTTCCAATACATACCTAATTCTTCATTGGTAATACTATTCTCTTCTAATGATTTTAAAATTTGTGTAGCCACACTTTTCTCTCCATTTCTATGTTGTACAAGGGCAATCATTCCTTTAGAATACAAATTGAACTCTTTCCAATATTCTGCAGATTGCTTTTTATAATATGCTACGGCTGTTTTAACTTTATCATTCATTGAAATATCTCCATAAAAACTACGCATATATAAATATTGCAATTGAAAATGACCTAAATGTTTCTTTTCTAAATATTCCTTTTCATCTTTTAAACCTTGTGTTTTCGTTTTTGCTTGCTCTCTTATTTTGGCAGCACTTTCTAATAATTTGGCATAATCCTCTTCAATTTCATCATCTAAAAACTGTACTGCTTTTTGAATCATCTTTATTGATTTATCATTCGATTGTACACCTAATTTATTCAAATGTCCAAATCCAGATGCAATATGCTGTGTGATGTATCTATTAGGATAACGACTTCCTTTAAACCATGGAAAACCTCCGTTGCTCATTTGCATTTGGTCTAATTTTCTCAATGCATTATCCAACTCATTTTTCATTTTGTTAAGGTCAAACAACAGTGCTATTCTTTTCTTTTGCTCTGTTTCACTTTGCGCATCACGAAGCCATGGAGTTTCTTGAATGATCAATGATTTTAATTCTTGATTTTTTTCCAAATTAGAAAGTAAAGCGTCAGTTGACGCCCACTGATTAAATACCTCTTGAATTCTCGGATTTGAGTTTGCAATATGTGTAGCCAATGAATTTGCATAATAACGTGCAAATGTTTGCTCCGAACATTCATATGGATATTCCATCAAGTATGGCAATGCTTGAACTGCATACCAAGCAGGATTTGACGTTACTTCCAACGTTAGTTTGTGATTACTCAACGTTGTTGAATTATTATTCTTTAACTTATCTAAAGTGAATGTTTTGGTTTCATTACTTTTTATCCACATTGGTAAAGTTTCGGTAACCAACATTCTATTTGATAAAACAGGCAGAGCATTTTGTTCTCCATCAGAGAAATCTCCTGCTTTTGCCACGATTTTATATTGAACTGCTTGAATATTCTCAGGAATTGTCAATGACCAATTGACATTTGTATTTCCTTTGGCATCCAATTCAAAAGACTGACTTTTAGCAACATTTCCTAATAATTCATCAATCGCTTTTCCAGTTGTAGCATCTATTAATTGTAATTGTGCAAATCCATTCAATGCTTTTTCTGTTAAGTTTGAAATTTTAGAAGAGAAAATAATTTTATCGCCTTCTCTTAAAAATCTTGGCGGATTTGGTAATACCATTAATTCTTTTTGAGTAACTGTACTCAATGTTTTTGTTGCTGTTTTTAAATCTTTGGTATGTGCCAATAATTGTAATTTCCAACGTGTCAATGCTTCAGGAACTGTAAAGTCAAAACTCACATTTCCATCTTTATCTGTTCTTAAATGCGGAAAGAAAAAGGCGGTTTCTTGCAGGTTTTTACGTGCCTGTACTTTTGATAATTCTGCATCAATTTTTGCTTGACCTGATTTTGTTGTGATAATTACAACACCATTTGCACCACGAGAACCATATAATGCTGTTGCAGA contains:
- a CDS encoding peroxiredoxin, which produces MATIRLGDIAPNFTAQTSEGEINFHEYLGDGWGILFSHPADYTPVCTTELGTVAKYTDEFNKRNVKVLALSVDGVESHHGWIKDINETQNTTVNFPIIADEDRKVSELYDMIHPNADASFTVRSVFVVGPDKTVKLIITYPASTGRNFDELLRVIDSLQLTAYHKVATPANWKHGEDVVISPTINTEDAKEIFTKGVKEIKPYLRMTPQPNLN
- the kdsA gene encoding 3-deoxy-8-phosphooctulonate synthase; amino-acid sequence: MDLSLIPKIKHANSDNFFLLAGPCAIEGEDMALRIAEKVVKITDDLKIPYVFKGSFKKANRSRIDSFTGIGDEKALKILRKVSETFDVPTVTDIHEVSDAIKAAEYVDVLQIPAFLVRQTDLVVAAAKTGKVVNLKKGQFMSPSAMKHAVQKVKDSGSEKAWITDRGTMFGYQDMIVDFRGIPEMKQYAPVVLDVTHSLQQPNQTSGVTGGRPDMIETIARAGIATGVDGLFIETHFDPANAKSDGANMLILAYLEKLLSNLTKIRNTINNL
- a CDS encoding M28 family peptidase, giving the protein MKKTHYIILLFFPFFFINCKKESKKSSLETVEVKPFEIDTLIVKKHLYTLASDDMEGRKPGTPGIEKAAKYIETEFQRIGLKTFEGAENYRQNFHEKDLDLFNIIGVLEGKSLKDEYVIVSAHYDHLGIKEGAEVDSIYNGANDDASGVTGVLTLAEYFKNKNNNERSIVFVAFTAEEMGLVGSKYFGTQVDASKFVAGINMELIGKEPNTGPKTAWLTGFERSDFGVIIQKNLEGSGYKLFPDPYPKFNLFFRSDNASLAKLGVPSHTFSTTPIDIDKEYHQLSDEVTSLDMKVVTETIKAVALGTGSIIRGEDTPTRITDLE
- the ppnP gene encoding pyrimidine/purine nucleoside phosphorylase, producing the protein MIASNEYFNATVKSLGYISVSGNSTVGVMEEGEYEFGTSSHETMKVIEGELIVLLPNETEWKSFQEGTTFEVEANTSFKVKSIGQTSYLCKYK
- a CDS encoding glycoside hydrolase family 11 protein, yielding MKKITFFKKEVKLCLILAFLFLSFQNLTAQTICNNEIGEQGGYTYEYWKDQGTGCMTLENGGAFSTEWNDINNLLARKGLRPGSMNQTVTYTANYQPNGNSYLCVYGWTTSPLVEYYIVDSWGTWRPPGATAKGTVTTDGGTYDIYETTRTQQPSIEGTQTFQQYWSVRQSKRTSGTISVENHFNAWANLGMNMGDLYEVSLTVEGYQSSGTCEITSMSMGTSSGGGNNGGGTTNPPQDNGSGNITVNARGVVGDEIINILVNGSVAGTFTLGTSFDNYSVSGSGTVQVEYTNDDGEDRDVVVDYATIDGVTYQAEDQEINTGVYQDDSCGGSYSENMHCNGYIEFGSSNTGGGNDPGSCNGYYALTFDDGPTSQTNELLNILNNAGVKATFFPAGNRINNDLASFQAMVNAGHNIENHSYSHSHMLDWSYQQVYDDLNQAQQVIQSAGGGTPTLFRPPYGETNSTIISAANDLGMNVVTWDVDTEDWNGASTASIVSTANNIQNGDVFLMHDGYSTTNNAIQQIVTNLSNSGLCAGSINENGDAVAWTQNTTGGGGTPTCDASTITHYVSINDGSWDGMSSISVNEGDKVEIGPQPEDGGSWSWSGPNGYSNSSRVVTINNATTSDAGTYTATYTNDCGTVSTSTINLSVTASNNGGGGTTTGNITVRARGVVGDESIDIVVGGTVAGTFTLTTSYADYSVTGSGTVQVDFTNDEGDRDVQVDYAIIDGTTYQAEDQEINTAVYQDGSCGGSYSENMHCGGYIEFATNGGGTTPDPDPIPDPDPTPDPDPTPAGCNGLPTWTSTGVYSETGTQVVYNGNIYENRWYSSGQNPETNSGQWQVWILVGSCNTGRGVNSNDTKSNDTKSNDTNIEMTVNDKNLINTPFNFVIYPTVSKNGRFQIQSSDEILSVQLFDINGRLIKSNFNGAKNYSVLEVNAKSGVYIAKFTTSHGEIHMKRLLIK
- a CDS encoding sensor histidine kinase; amino-acid sequence: MKLTFNKYYLFFNLLGWILIFITTLTMTKLFLSGTEVIPDDRVKYLWAEGITCGIVAFLVSLIVSYFIDSKIDFGRINRRQIFQIIIVFLLSQILYSIIIWPLLDAVDIFGGSLGASTGEKISLKGKLFNTTYFGALFGIWLFVFTTIKMYNQLNKVKIKGLELESSLKESQLNTLKGQINPHFMFNSLNNIRGLMLEDVDKSRNMLTRLSETLRYSLTKNDIDSIALEEELEMVENYIEISKIQLEDRLQFKTEIDPNSLTKQIPPMIIQMLIENAIKHGIATLKNGGTIVLSTNVDDDNLNIKVTNSGTLKQSNGTTQLGLENIKQRLLLLYGTKASFNLKEENNTVVASIQIPMI
- a CDS encoding LytR/AlgR family response regulator transcription factor, which translates into the protein MNKIKAVIVEDSRLARNELKELIKQHKEIEVVGEAENVDAGFELINNSNPDLLFLDINMPEKDGFELLEMLDQVPMTIFTTAFDEYAIKSFEYNAFDYLLKPINQKRFSQSILKVLDSINNVTKGEGKENVLSLDKQIFIKDGEKCWLVKIKDIYLFEIVGNYTRVFFQEEKPLLYKSLNQIEEKLPSDVYFRANRQQIININHVNKVISWFNGKLKIEMNSGDEIEISRRQSYIFKDKLSF